The Bradyrhizobium sp. CCGB01 genome segment GCGGTCGAGATCGATCCGGCGACCTGCTTCGTGAAGATCCACAAGTTTGTGGTCGCCGAAGATTGTGGCCGCATCATCAATCCGATGATCGTGGATGGTCAGGTTCACGGCGGGGTAGCGCAAGGGATCGGAGCGGCGCTGTTCGAGGAGCTGATCTACGACGACGATGGACAACTTCTCAGCGCGAGTCTTGTCGACTACGTGATTCCGTCAGCACCTGAAGTTCCGATGATGGATGTCGTCCACGTCGAAAGCGAGTCGGCGGTGTCGGGCGGATTCCGCGGCATGGGCGAAGGCGGCACGATCGGAGCGCCGGCGGCGATCGCCAACGCTATCGCCGACGCACTATCGTCCTTCGACATCGACGTCTCGATCCTTCCAATGACGCCAGAACGCATCTTCAGGCTCATCCAGAACGCAAAGCTCAAAGCAAAGGGAAAATCATGACTGATCTCAAGGGACGAGTAGCGCTGGTGACAGGAGGCGGCCGCGACGTCGGTGCGGCGATCTGCAAGATGCTGGCGGAACGTGGTGCGTCCATCGCCGTGAATTACCACAGTTCGAAGGCCGAGGCAGAAGCTGTCGTCGCTGAGATCGAAAAGACGGGCGGGAAGGCGAAAGCCTATCAGGCCGACATCGCGGATGCGGACGTGGTCAAGAAGATGGTCGCTGACATCAAGCGCGACTTCGGCGGTCTGGACATACTCGTCAACAATGCTGGATTGGTGTTCCGCAAGCGATTCAGCGAAAGCACCCCCGAAGAGTGGAAGAAGCAGATCGATACCTGTCTCTACGGGGCCCTGAATTGCTCTCACAGCGCAGGGCCGCTGCTTGAAGCATCGGGCTGCGGCCGCATCATATCTATCATGGGGGATTCCTCGCGGGTCGGCGAGTCCGGTTTGGCGCTCGGGGCCGCCGCCCGCGCAGGCACCATCGCGTTGATGAAGTCGCTGGCTCGTGAATGGGGCCGCTCTGGCGTGACCGCCAATTCGATTTCGCTTGGTCTGATCGAGACCGCACACGACAAGTCCTGGGTGGATGCCAATCGCGACAAGCTGGTCAAAGCCTACGCCATTCGCCGTCTAGGCCTGCCCTCAGACGTGGCTCCCCTGGTAAGTTTACTCGCCTCCGACGCCGGCGCCTGGATCACTGGTCAAGTGATCAGCGTGAACGGCGGATATTCGATGGTCTGATGGGAGGCGGCGATGCTGCACGTTGATCTGATCGCACCGATCGCGACGCTCCTCGAGCGTCACGCTAAGAGCCGACCGGAACAGGTGGCGTATTGGGATTCGACGCGGTCTGTCACCTACGCGCAGCTCGCCGACCGAACTGCTTCGATCGCGGCGAACCTGACGACGGCCGGCTTGAACGAAGGCGACAGGCTCGTGATCTACTTGCCGAATGGGGTGGACTGGATCGAAGCCTGCTTCGCCGCGTTGCGCGCCGGCGCGGTCGTGGTGCCGATTAGCTTTGACGCGGCCGAGGGGGAGGTCAGCTATCGCCTGACAGACGCAGACTGCGGTTTTGTCGTCACCGCGGGCGCGCGCAAGGATCTGCTGGAAAAGATATGCCGGGACCAGCATATCTCACCGACAGTGATCTTCGCTGGGGATGATGCCGACGGGGCCGGAGTATCAATGGCGGACCTCGCCAAGGCGCGCGGTGTCGCGTCGTTCGATCCGGATGACATTGATCGGTCCTCATTCATCATCTACACGTCGGGCACCACGGGACGGGCAAAGGGCGTGCTGCTGTCGATCCGCGGCATGCTGTGGATTTCGGCAGCGTGCTGGGCGCCGATCGGCGAATTGACAAGTAGGGACGTGATCCTGTCGCCGCTTCCGCTCTTCCATTCCTACGGCCTTAACCTTTCCGTGCTTGGGGTCCTTGCTGTCGGCGCCAGTGAGCACATCATGGAGCGCTTCTCGCCGCAGCAGGCGCTCGAACTGCTGCAGACTGGCAAATACTCGCTCATGCCAGGCGTGCCGACGATGTTCCACTACCTTCTGCTCCGCG includes the following:
- a CDS encoding SDR family NAD(P)-dependent oxidoreductase, yielding MTDLKGRVALVTGGGRDVGAAICKMLAERGASIAVNYHSSKAEAEAVVAEIEKTGGKAKAYQADIADADVVKKMVADIKRDFGGLDILVNNAGLVFRKRFSESTPEEWKKQIDTCLYGALNCSHSAGPLLEASGCGRIISIMGDSSRVGESGLALGAAARAGTIALMKSLAREWGRSGVTANSISLGLIETAHDKSWVDANRDKLVKAYAIRRLGLPSDVAPLVSLLASDAGAWITGQVISVNGGYSMV